GATGCGTTTGTAAACACCAGCACTGACTAAGACAAGGAACCTGGAATGTTTTAATCATActcttaaaactaaatataataaaaaaaaatatccaacatGTTTTTCTCATGCATTAATTTGAAtgcttaaaaaacttaaatatttgttaaccgATAAAGATGTATATGTGCGAGTTGAAAGGAATAAGAGGGCCAGAAATTAGAACTATAcctaaaaattatgtaaatccTATGTATCGGAGCaagtaattaactttttatgttGTTAGTAGAAAACATaggttaacttttattatataggatTCTTGTTAATTTCATTACACACTTAAAGATTGaaataggtaggtaccacccactcatcagatattctactgctaaacagcaatacttagtattattggggttcaggtttgaagggtatgtgagccagtgtaactacaggtacaagatcgataacatcttagttatcaaGGTTGGTTCACcatcgccaatgtctttggTTGTAGTTTCATTAAATGTCTTGAGTTTTATAAGAAACTTCTtcaaggttttattttaaatttaaagcctTACCTGCATGACTCGTCCAGAGCAATAGGTCCATGTATCTCAGGAGCTGCTACCACTGGTTCCGAGGAAGCAGCGCTTATTGTTGGAAAGGCCTTATATAGCCCCTTAACTAGGTAGTTACCTAGGCATCTTGTTCCAGTCTGATTGCCGAGGTATTGTGCTGGGAATCATAATAATTGTCAAGCTTTAAAATTTGACCGTGATACAATTTACAGGCAGAATCCTTGGAATCTATGATAAATAAGAATGGATGTAGTCAAGAAACATGATACCGTACCTTATAAGattatacttattatagttaaaaatatataataaaattatagttaaaaacatataataggtCAAATACTTAAGAACTGGCAGCCCTAttgattatatactttatattttaaccgGCCAGTAAATGAGATATTTTGCATATTCTTTTTCTGaatgtaatttgaatatataagcgTACATGtctgaataaaaatatgtttaattaaatttaagttgcTTACCGTTTCTAAGTTTATTAACATCTAAGCCCAATTGTGAAAGCCTCAACAATTCATCCTCATTGTTCAAACTGTGGTCAACTGTCAGTTGGACAACCCTCAACACTGAGTTATCATCGGTCCTGCACAACAGTGCTCGGGTCTCACCAACATTTGCAACATACAACTTATTGTTGTGTACAAGTGCTATAACAACAGTGGCACCTCCGGAGAGGTGTTGGTCAATTTCTTTCAAACGAAATAGAATATTATCCGACatctgaaatataaaataactctattaatcttaaaaattatattgtatggaTACCAACAGCATATCAGGATGGACGAGGAAAAGGGGTCATGACGAGATTGACTGACTAATCTTAGTAGTAGGATATGTCCAGATTGTCATCTGAAATTTGTTGTTACATCAAACGTTCAtctaagtaaaaattattaggtTTTAACCCGCCTTTATTAAGTTGCTattgtttttcaattaatatttgaacaaaaaaaattatcacaatgggtttttaaatttatattataaatttaaacagtgCAACTTTGAGAATTATAAACCCCTACTTGCCATCCCCTGGCTGCCAATcaccatatatacatataatctcactcctgcctgtaattacaatggcctATTCGATCCTCTTACTAGAAATCAGCAATATtgcagtattgctgtttgtgaGTAGATATAACCCACTCAGTCGAAGTCTTTCATAAAATTCTACCACATTGATACACTTTGTACTATttctaagaataatatataatcattaagtGTGTCACCTGTGTTGTATGTGTGTGCCCTTTTAATATCTGAAGCCTGTATTGTAAGCTGGTTCGTTCAGCTATCATGCCATCATAGTTCTCTATGTATGCCTTCTCCACAGACACAAATGCATTCctattatcaatattttgattataaatcgTAACATTTGATATaacatatgtaaattaataattaaatatattatcatgcccatattttattgatttatatataggtaGAAATAACCTTAATTTATCCCTGATCTCTTCGTCAGTGTTGCTATTGGACGGTGGGGCGAATAAAATCTCAGCCGCCATTCTCTGCATAATAAATCTTGCCGCATCCAAGCCATTGTGTGGCTCAAACACGCCATACAGACACCTGAAagtgttttatataatctataacattttaaatattaaaataatggaaATAATATAACTAGTAGTAGTTTCTTACATTGCTTATAACACAAACAATGTCAAGATGTAATGTAACTTTTTACATTACATCATTATTCTTTTTCATTAGTCTTTAATTATCctagtaaattttattctaGATTACCTTTTCATACTAGCTCATTTAGAGTCAAGCCtgcacatattatttttaattttactattaattaaacttatccTTTACTAAAATACGCATATACTAATTAGtctattataagtaataataacattgatataaaaatatatatcgtatgTACTTACGAATTATCTTCTGTatgacaataaaaacaaaaataatcgtCATTTGAACCAGGATTTCCATCTACTGGTGAGAAATAAGACGCTACGCAAGTATTCCGACATTTCGGTAAATCATCTGTCCATGGTCTCGCAATCATTTCTGTCGCCTAATAAtactacattaaaaaataaatttatcgggAAACATGTAACTTGACTATTATTAAATGGTTTTGGGTTCAATCTCAAATgacatatcaaaataaattctattgaGAAAAAGAATTGTCAAAACTCTTTTTTTCCTCCTCTGGCGTGTATAGTTGTCAAAACTCAAACTACCTATGCTAAATTTGCTTCTTAAATTGGATTTAATGACTGGATTCAAGTGGAAACTTTCATTTCTATTCAAAGTTGccaatagtttataaaatattttttctaatttaattttacaataatttaaaaccatataaaacataacaataaattttcatacaaattaaataggtgaaaaataaattaaaagataatattatgttttttgtttactttattatataatttgtaagcaTGAAAAATAACATAGTATACTTTTTAAAGtgagatattttatttgtttaatttttcatcaaaaaagcataataataaaactacacTTTCtgatatatttgtttacattacataatttaatgaatgtaataggtcaattataaatattgtaatatgtagAATTTAAAAACTACACTATTTTAAATCCTGAAAGAAACGATCAATAGGtaggttattattaattattttggattttacataattaattatctaagtTATATTGAAGAAAGTATGATTACAAGCTCTTTTATATCCACAGAACATACATGTTAATAGACTGtttaatctattaaataaatataaatgtatatttatataagtaatttatttaacatatattacaatttttaccTACACATATTCCTcgcttaaaaacaatattatcgaAATTTAATAACCGCAAAACGGAAACCAACACTTCCCACAATCAAGggtcaaaaaatttaaaagtatcaaATGAGCacaatttagttaaataatattatcaatattaaatatgtatatatatatgcattcatgtttatttaataattaaacgaaggtgattttatttctatcaaatctatgaaatgtattttacgtTGACAAAACAcgaacaataatatatttattttagaacttTATCAGCCGTGCCTATTAATGAAATAACCTAAGTAAAATTTGCCGGTAAAAACACGTTACGCACGCTGCATTATACTTATAACCTGCAATTATAGCTCTCGTCGAGCAAATAATTTTCatcaattaaatcaaattgttaaaagatatttaattcAAGATTATTTTTGGACTTTGTGACAAAGGGTTATCAATCTTGTATTAATGCCAACATAGATATACAAATCTATTTCCTTGCATTTGAGAAAGAAGTCATTTCGGTGTCAACTTGAATGCTTATTTGCagactaaattaaaaatgttatgcacttaaaaaaaattgctaatttCTTAAATTGGAatgtagtaattttaaaaaagaattaaaaggaAACGacattaatatcatttttttaataattatttttggtaGATTAAAATTTTGAGTAAGGACACATTGGTTGGGTTATGGTTCAGTGGTTAGagcatgtgaatcttaaccaaagattgcaggttcaaatcaGGCAACTACTGAATTTCAtaaacttaatttgtgttattaatttatcttctgctcagtggtgaaggaaagcatTGTGAAGTCACTTCAGCAGCCCCTAGAGCAgattggtggaataagatctaaGCGAAGACACC
The DNA window shown above is from Nymphalis io chromosome 25, ilAglIoxx1.1, whole genome shotgun sequence and carries:
- the LOC126778196 gene encoding TGF-beta-activated kinase 1 and MAP3K7-binding protein 1-like, translating into MIARPWTDDLPKCRNTCVASYFSPVDGNPGSNDDYFCFYCHTEDNSCLYGVFEPHNGLDAARFIMQRMAAEILFAPPSNSNTDEEIRDKLRNAFVSVEKAYIENYDGMIAERTSLQYRLQILKGHTHTTQMSDNILFRLKEIDQHLSGGATVVIALVHNNKLYVANVGETRALLCRTDDNSVLRVVQLTVDHSLNNEDELLRLSQLGLDVNKLRNAQYLGNQTGTRCLGNYLVKGLYKAFPTISAASSEPVVAAPEIHGPIALDESCRFLVLVSAGVYKRIQEVRGNSEQTNKQLSQIIVENFRKQADFKSVSQSVLEEIEEEFLSYCVKNSLTPKPNTHVTLLIRNFNFLPPIPQNDTLNTVQKQNASVRFNPIVQSKSNTLLNEMDSEPYSSGSNDFDKNDSNIDTNRSIESSSDIYPIRPYDKDRRIKGYVDFSCYYENVEKARKNGTLPSFIK